Genomic DNA from Mesorhizobium sp. 131-2-1:
GGGTGGCCCCGGAAATGCCGCCCTGGGGCCTCTGCTTCTGGCGGCTTACGCTCGCCTGCGCCATCCTTGTGCCGATCGTGCATCGCCATCACGGCGCGATGATAGCGCTGCTCAAATCCCGCGCCGTCGAGATCGTCGCCGTCGGCGCGATCGGCCTGACGCTCTGCCAGGGCATGATCTACCACGGCCTCAACGACACCGACGCCACCACGGCCGGCATCATCATGGCGCTGTCGCCGGTGATGACGATGGTGCTCGCCCGTTTCGTGCTCGGCGAGCCGCTCGGGCTCTGGAAGTCGCTCGGCGCGCTGGCGGCGCTTGCCGGGATGATGGTCATCGTCGCGCACGGCAACCTGACGGCGCTGCTTCAGCTCCGGTTCAATCCCGGCGAATTGTGGATCGTCGGCAGCGCGTTCTGCTGGGGGCTCTACACTGTGCTGCTGCGCCGTTCCAAATTCGGCCTCGAGCTGCTGCCGCTGGTCGTGCTGCTGCTCGGCGCCGGCGCGCTGGTCGCCCTGCCCTTCCATCTGTGGGAACTGTTCAACGACGAACGCTCGGCCATGACCTTCAACGGCCTGCTGGCGCTCGCCTATCTGGCGGGTCCGGGCGGCGCCCTGATGTATTATCTCTACAACCGAAGCGTGGAAACGCTCGGCGCCAGCCGTGCGAGCATGCTGCTCTACCTGCAGACGGTGTTCGTGGCGATACTGGCCTATCTGCTGCTCGGCGAGAGCCTGCATGACTACGACCTGGT
This window encodes:
- a CDS encoding DMT family transporter, yielding MQAIPISHPGDRPAVEPVSSPAGSFPTSSLTGYPAAVLCWLLSAGVYIAAKWVAPEMPPWGLCFWRLTLACAILVPIVHRHHGAMIALLKSRAVEIVAVGAIGLTLCQGMIYHGLNDTDATTAGIIMALSPVMTMVLARFVLGEPLGLWKSLGALAALAGMMVIVAHGNLTALLQLRFNPGELWIVGSAFCWGLYTVLLRRSKFGLELLPLVVLLLGAGALVALPFHLWELFNDERSAMTFNGLLALAYLAGPGGALMYYLYNRSVETLGASRASMLLYLQTVFVAILAYLLLGESLHDYDLVGAAFIVAGIVLATVVKPIPGKA